One part of the Ananas comosus cultivar F153 unplaced genomic scaffold, ASM154086v1, whole genome shotgun sequence genome encodes these proteins:
- the LOC109704746 gene encoding uncharacterized protein LOC109704746 encodes MVMPSELKHGNFFRFSTPGLLFIFILLVKSFASLSDKYLGLVLDENYGGKESIYFEELSCKTFLGNSLSCEDLNGIGSFNTTCRLSSSLYLDNDLCIYGNGNVEISSRVKIMCPVKGCSITVNVSGNIKIGAHAEIIAGSVSFDATDVMLDHHSTINTTSLGGLPPSQTSGTPIGHDGAGGGHGGRGASCVKSNKTNWGGDVYAWSTLSHPWSYGSKGGNSSLENQYGGDGGGRVMLKVDKSLLIDGSILAEGGAGGLNGGGGSGGSIIIHAFKLTGNGTISAAGGNGWGGGGGGRISVDCYSIQQDVTITVHGGESFGCPDNGGAAGTVYDRSLQTLKVSNNNFTTRTETPLLDFPVTILWSNVYVESNARALVPLLWSRVQVKGQIKLLDGGSICFGLSEYPVSEFELVAEELLMSDSVIKVYGAFRMYVKMLLMWDSTIQIDGGGNSDVSTSMLEARNLVVLRHNSVISSNADLGVYGQGLLNLSGPGDGIRAQRLFLSLFYNIEVGPGSLLQAPINDEVESNLFDQSRCKSQTCPNELIMPPDDCHVNSSLSFTLQICRVEDITVSGVVKGSIIHIHRARTVNIKKYGTISASELGCKEGIGEGKFLIHGAGGGAGHGGKGGSGFYNGMLIDGGPEYGDADLPCELGSGSVGPSDSAENVVGGGMIVMGSMKWPLSRLEIYGSLMADGQSHGKTDIKSNGTQNGGLGGGSGGTILLFLQSLILEENSSLSVAGGTGGPTGGGGGGGGRIHFDWSNIAVGDEYVQIASVNGTIISSGGAGNGGGYYGGEGSITGKTCPKGLYGTFCNVCLLEPSWFYINLYFRSQLLLGAVKLYVSSKML; translated from the exons CGGTTCTCTACTCCAGGActtcttttcattttcatccTTTTGGTCAAAAGCTTTGCGTCCTTGTCTGATAAATATTTAGGTCTGGTTCTGGATGAAAATTACGGTGGAAAAGAAAGTATCTACTTTGAAGAGCTATCATGTAAAACCTTTTTGGGGAATTCCTTGTCTTGTGAGGACTTGAATGGTATTGGATCATTTAACACGACATGCCGGTTGAGTTCAAGCTTGTATCTAGACAATGATCTATGTATATATGGAAACGGAAATGTGGAGATATCTTCACGTGTTAAGATCATGTGCCCGGTCAAAGGTTGCTCCATCACTGTTAATGTTTCAGGAAATATTAAAATTGGTGCACATGCAGAAATTATTGCAGGATCTGTTAGTTTTGACGCCACAGATGTTATGCTGGATCACCATTCGACAATAAACACAACATCTTTAGGGGGGCTGCCACCATCACAGACTAGTGGGACGCCCATTGGCCATGACGGAGCTGGTGGAGGGCATGGCGGGCGTGGTGCTTCCTGTGTGAAGTCGAACAAGACAAATTGGGGTGGGGATGTGTATGCCTGGTCAACTTTGTCCCACCCATGGAGTTATGGGAGCAAAGGAGGCAATTCATCTTTGGAAAACCAATATGGAGGTGATGGTGGGGGTCGTGTCATGCTCAAAGTTGATAAATCCTTGCTTATTGATGGATCTATACTGGCAGAAGGAGGCGCAGGAGGTCTTAATGGAGGAGGTGGATCTGGTGGAAGCATTATTATCCATGCTTTTAAGCT GACTGGAAATGGTACTATTAGTGCTGCTGGTGGAAATGGATGGGGTGGAGGAGGTGGCGGTAGGATATCTGTGGATTGTTATAGCATACAGCAAGATGTAACAATTACTGTTCATG GTGGGGAGAGTTTTGGCTGTCCTGATAATGGTGGTGCTGCTGGGACTGTATATGATAGATCATTGCAGACTCTTAAGGTCAGCAATAACAATTTCACAACAAGGACTGAGACTCCGCTGCTGGATTTTCCTGTGACTATACTGTGGTCAAATGTATATGTGGAATCTAATGCGAGAGCTTTAGTTCCTTTGCTGTGGTCCAGAGTGCAG GTAAAAGGCCAAATCAAACTCCTTGATGGGGGGAGCATATGCTTTGGGCTGTCTGAGTATCCAGTTTCTGAGTTTGAGCTGGTTGCTGAAGAGCTTCTTATGAGTGATTCTGTCATTAAG GTTTATGGCGCATTTAGGATGTATGTTAAAATGCTGCTGATGTGGGACTCCACAATTCAGATAGATGGTGGTGGTAATAGTGATGTCAGTACATCTATGCTTGAAGCAAGAAATTTAGTTGTTCTTAGG CATAATTCCGTCATTTCTTCAAATGCTGACTTGGGTGTCTATGGTCAAGGGCTTCTCAACCTGTCAGGTCCTGGTGATGGAATCAGAGCTCAGCGCCTTTTCCTGTCACTATTTTATAACATTGAA GTTGGACCTGGTTCCTTGCTTCAGGCTCCAATAAATGATGAAGTTGAGAGCAACTT GTTTGATCAGTCACGTTGTAAGAGCCAGACATGCCCAAACGAGCTAATCATGCCTCCTGATGATTGTCATGTGAATAGTTCCTTGTCTTTCACACTTCAA ATATGTCGTGTTGAGGATATCACAGTTAGTGGTGTGGTTAAAGGAAGTATCATTCACATTCATCGAGCAAGGACTGTCAACATTAAAAAATACGGCACTATAAGTGCCTCAGAGTTAG gttGCAAAGAGGGCATCGGTGAAGGGAAATTTCTAATACATGGAGCTGGAGGGGGTGCTGGGCATGGAGGGAAGGGTGGGTCAGGGTTTTATAATGGAATGCTTATTGACGGTGGCCCAGAGTACGGTGATGCCGATCTCCCTTGTGAGCTGGGAAGTGGGAGTGTTGGGCCTAGCGACTCAGCTGAAAATGTTGTTGGCGGGGGAATGATTG TAATGGGATCCATGAAGTGGCCTCTTTCGAGACTGGAAATTTATGGTTCATTAATGGCTGATGGTCAAAGTCATGGAAAGACAGATATAAAATCAAATGGCACACAAAATGGTGGGTTGGGGGGCGGCTCTGGTGGTACGATTCTTTTGTTTCTACAATCCCTTATATTAGAGGAAAACTCATCTTTATCGGTTGCCGGTGGTACTGGTGGACCgactggtggaggaggaggtggcggtggGAGAATTCATTTTGATTGGTCAAATATTGCTGTGGGAGATGAATATGTGCAGATTGCTTCTGTAAATGGGACAATAATTTCAAG